GTCCCCGAACAATTTATTGCCTGCTCAATGAAAATTTGCAGGAGATTGACATCGTTCCCCACCATGGTGTCCACTGCCATAAAAAGTTGTCGCCGCAATGGAGCACGTTCCGCACTGGTCGGGGATGGGTTTGTCCAGCTTTGACGGTTTTGGTCGAGGCCATAATGTTCTTCTTCCATAGGTAGAAAATATTGCACATCGGCAGCCATCGGCAACAGCGGTATAATCTAGCTTGCTTCTTGGTGCATGTTTATGTCTGCTAAATCCCCTTTGTTATTGTTAGTTGATGGTCATTCCCTGGCATTCCGGGCTTACTATGCCTTTGGTTTGTCTAAAAAAGGCCCTCTGCGGACAACGGCCGGCATTCCCACCAGTGTATGTTTTGGATTTTTAAATTCCCTCATGCAGGTGATGGAGTCCCAAAAACCAGCGGCGATCGCCATTGCCTTTGACCGTCGGGAACCCACTTTTCGCCATGAGGCCGATGGGGCTTACAAATCAAACCGCCAGGAAACCCCAGAAGATTTTGCCGAAGATTTAAGTTATCTCCAGCAATTGTTGGAAGCTCTCAATTTACAAACCATCACCTATGCGGGCTATGAAGCCGATGACATTTTGGGCACTCTAGCTTGCCAGGGGAGTGACGCGGGTTATCAAGTTAAAATTCTCAGCGGCGATCGGGATCTGTTTCAATTGGTTAGCCCAGAAAAAAATATTTCTGTTCTGTATTTAACCCGTAATCCCTTTTCTAGTAACACCGGCTATGACGAATTAGATTGGCAGGGAGTGGTGGACAAAATGGGGGTAACTCCAGCCCAAATTGTTGATTTTAAAGCTCTGTGCGGCGATAAATCTGATTGCATTCCCGGTATTAATGGCATTGGTGAAAAAACGGCCATTAAGCTTTTAGCTGAGTATGAAACCTTGGAGAAAGTGTATGAAAATCTAGCGCAAATTAAAGGGGCATTGAAAACCAGGTTAGACAACGGCAAAGATGATGCGATGCATTCTCAAATGTTAGCCCGCATTGTGGTGGATGTGCCCCTACCAGTAACCTGGGAAGATTTGCAATTAACAGGATTTTCCACTGATCGCCTGGTGCCCCTGTTGGAAAAATTGGAACTCCGAACTTTTATTGACAAAATTCAAGCTTTCCACCGCAACTTTAGTGATAATCAGAGCCCAGTACCAATGGGCAATGAAGCTGACAATGGAGAACCAAAGAAAACGGTTAAGGCAAAAAAAAGCAAAGAAAAAGTTAATCCAGACGATTCTCAGCAATTATCATTGTTTGATGGCGTGCCAGTGGTTAACCAAGAAGATGGTTTAATCACCATTCAGCTACCAAAACAAATTCAGCCCCAAATTATCACCACCATTGCCCAACTCGAAGCTTTAGTTGAGGAATTAAAAAAACATACTGATGCTGACTTTCCCGTTGCTTGGGACACGGAAACCGACAGCTTAGATCCTCTGGTGGCAAACTTAGTGGGTATTGGTTGTGCCTGGGGTCAAGAACCTAATCAAGTGGCCTATATTCCCCTAAAACATCATCAAGGAGAACAGCTATCTCTCGGCATAATTAAAGATCTTTTAGGGGAAATTCTGGGAAATGCTATTTATCCCAAAGTCTTACAAAATGCCAAGTTTGATCGACGAGTTTTGGCCCACCATGGTATTGAGTTAGGAGGCGTAGTGTTAGACACCATGCTGGCCAGTTACGTTCTTCAACCGGAAGAAACCCATAATTTAACCGATCTTTGCCGTCGCTATAACCTTGGTTTAGTGGCCTTGAGTTATAAAGATTTAGGCTTAAAAAAAGACCAGACCATTGCTGATTTACCCCTGGAAACAGCGGGGCAATATTGCGGATTAGATTGCTATGCCACCTATTTGTTAGCGTCAAAATTACAAAAAGAATTAGATCAATATC
The genomic region above belongs to Synechocystis sp. PCC 6803 substr. PCC-P and contains:
- the polA gene encoding DNA polymerase I, which codes for MFMSAKSPLLLLVDGHSLAFRAYYAFGLSKKGPLRTTAGIPTSVCFGFLNSLMQVMESQKPAAIAIAFDRREPTFRHEADGAYKSNRQETPEDFAEDLSYLQQLLEALNLQTITYAGYEADDILGTLACQGSDAGYQVKILSGDRDLFQLVSPEKNISVLYLTRNPFSSNTGYDELDWQGVVDKMGVTPAQIVDFKALCGDKSDCIPGINGIGEKTAIKLLAEYETLEKVYENLAQIKGALKTRLDNGKDDAMHSQMLARIVVDVPLPVTWEDLQLTGFSTDRLVPLLEKLELRTFIDKIQAFHRNFSDNQSPVPMGNEADNGEPKKTVKAKKSKEKVNPDDSQQLSLFDGVPVVNQEDGLITIQLPKQIQPQIITTIAQLEALVEELKKHTDADFPVAWDTETDSLDPLVANLVGIGCAWGQEPNQVAYIPLKHHQGEQLSLGIIKDLLGEILGNAIYPKVLQNAKFDRRVLAHHGIELGGVVLDTMLASYVLQPEETHNLTDLCRRYNLGLVALSYKDLGLKKDQTIADLPLETAGQYCGLDCYATYLLASKLQKELDQYPELKEILKEIEQPLEKILAAMEDRGIRIDCDYLQTLSQQLAENLLTIETAAYEAAGESFNLSSPKQLGTILFDKLGLDRKKSRKTKTGYSTDHATLEKLQGDHPIIDAILEHRTLAKLKSTYVDALPELVNGQTQRIHTDFNQAVTSTGRLSSSNPNLQNIPIRSDFSRQIRRAFLPQKDWLLVSADYSQIELRILAHLSQEPVLLQAYGDRQDVHGVTAKLLFGKEDITPAERNLGKTINFGVIYGMGAQRFARETGISAVEGREFIDRYHRTYAQVFDYLETMKLEAIAKGYVTTIVGRRRYFNFVTEALRQLRGKTVTELDLVDVKMNYNDAQLLRSAANAPIQGSSADIIKIAMVKLAKLLESYQTRMLLQVHDELIFEMPPEEWEELAPLIQNTMEQALTLSVPLVVEMHRGSNWMEAK